In Candidatus Hydrogenedens sp., the genomic window GTAAATGTTTGTGTTTGTCCTTCGGATTCCGATGCGGAAAATGTTCGAAGGTCATTCCACAAAGATGGTGATTTATCCCAGCCTGTAGAACCATGTAGATTAGCGAGAGGTAGTTATTATTATTTGGGTTGGGCTGTACATCCGGATGTTGTATTAAACCCCGGAGTTCCAGTGCCAACCGATTTAAGTCAAATTGATTTGTCTGACCCACTTACAACTGCATTGACATATGTAAAAGCAGACATTGTTTTACAGGCGTATAAAATTTATGATAGTAATACGCCTCTTCAAGAGAGAATAGACGCGAAATTAAAAGATTTAGGTTCTGTCCCGAGATTAAGGATGGGGATTGAAAGATTTTTGATAACTGATATTAATAACCCCGCAGCCTCTTCAAAGGCGGCGAGTGAAATCCCAATTATGTGGGATGAAATTGCTGTCTATGGTTCAGCAGCAACATTTAATCACGTTCCTGGAGGAGGTAATTGCCTATATATGGATGGTCATGTCGAATTTTTGCGTTGGCCAAGCAAATTCCCTGCGGACCTGTTAGGAATGATATTAACAAACCTGTTCTGATATATAATTCGTGCTTAAAATTGAGGGATATTTAAGTTAAAAATTTAATAAAAGGGAATTGTTATGCTTGATTTCTTGAAAGAAAAGGATGTCCGTTCCCGTTTTTTGTTATCTCCTGTACGTATTGTATGGAAAAGTGATTCTGTTCAGGAACTTGATTTAAATGGGTTATTTTCGCAACCACAAAAGCCTTTTTCGATAAAGTATGATAAGGACATACCACCTTCTTTTGTTCTCGATTTTGGGAGGGAAATTCATGGAGGAATTCAGTTAAGTCAAGGGATGGTAAAAGATAAAACTCCTTTACCGCTCCGAATAACTTTTGGGGAATCTGTGGCTGAGGCAATGGGAGAACCTGACCAAGACCATGCCATTCATGATACAACAGTTTTTTTACCGTGGTATGGAAGTAATGAAGTGGGAACTACGGGATTTCGGTTTGTAAAAATAGAAATGCTTAAACCCGGAACTGAATGGTTGTGCACGGGAATAAAAGCGGTGGTTCTCATTCAAGACCTTGAATATTTGGGAAGTTTTAATTCTGATGATGAATTTTTGAATAAGATTTGGAAAACAGGAGCGTATACAGTACATTTGTGTCTACAAGATTATTTGTGGGATGGAATTAAACGAGACCGACTTGTTTGGATAGGGGATATGCATGTAGAAACTGTTGTTTTGAGTTACTTATTCGGTTATAACGCAACAATAGAAAAAAGTTTAGATTATGTTCGTGATAATACACCATTACCGGGATGGATGAACGGAATTAGTTCTTATTCCTTATGGTGGCTTATTATCCAAGATTATTGGTATTTTATGCTTGAGCGAAAAGATTACCTAAAGCAACAAAAGGAATACATCAAAGGTTTGGTTAGACAACTTATTCAGTGCGTTGAACAAAATGGGAAAGAGGTATTACCGGAGACTCGTTTTTTAGATTGGAGCACTGCTGGGAATAAAGATGCTATTCATTCTGGTCTTCAATCTCTTTTATTTTGGGCTTTATGTTGTGCAGAGAGATTACTAATTATCTTGGATGAAACAGAATTAGCTAACCAATGTAAACATGTTGGAGAGGTAATGAAAAAATATCGTCCTCCTGAACATCAGGTCAAACAATCGCGTGCATTAGGTGTCATAGCAGGTTTAGAGAATCCTGTAATAGTCAATGAGGAATGCTTTAAGAAAAATCCATTGGAAGGACTGTCTACTTTTTACGGTTTTTATGTATTGCAGGCAAAAGCAATAGCAGGTGATTTGTCAGGGGCTTTAGATTTGATTTGCAATTATTGGGGTCCGATGTTAAAAATGGGTGCTACAACATTTTGGGAGCATTTCGATGTGCGATGGTTGGAAAATTCGGTACCAATTGATGAAGTTGTCCCTAAAGGGGCAAAAAGTATCCATAGAGATTTTGGGGAACACTGTTATGTCGGTTTAAGACATAGTCTCTGTCACGGTTGGGCTTCCGGTCCGACGGCATGGTTAATGCAATATGTCCTTGGTTTACAACCTTCTGCCCCATCATGGAAAAAAGTTAGAATTAGTCCTTATTTGGGGGATAGATTGACATTTGCAGAAGGGAGTGTGTCAACTCCATTTGGGATTATTTCTGTACGTCATGAAAAGCAGAAGAATGGAGAAATAAAATCTCAGTTCAAGGCACCGAAGGAAGTAGAAGTTATCCTTGTTGGAAAAAAATAAGTAATGGAAAAGGATGTTAGATGTTTCAAGATGTTATGAATGCAGGAATATTGGCAATTATTGAGGGTATAACAGAGTTCCTTCCTATTAGTAGTACAGGGCACTTGATAATTGCGGAACACTGGTTTTCATTACAGGGAGACAAAACTTTTCAAGATACTTTCCTTGTTGTTATTCAGTTTCCTGCTATTTTGGCTGTTTTACTATATTTTTACAAAACGTTATTACCCCCAGTTAGAGATGTTGAAAAGGTAAAAGAATGGGTTTTTTTATGGGTAAAAATTTGTGTAGCATTTATACCTGCGGGTGTTTTAGGGTTCTTTTTTGATGATTTTATTGATTTTTATCTATTTAATCCACTTACAGTTACTATCTCTTTAATTGTTGGTGGGATTGTTTTAATATGGATAGAACGACTCCAAATAGGCAAAAAGGATTTATCTTCGATTGCTGAGGTATCAATATATTTTTGTATTGCGGTAGGTATATTTCAATGTATAGCAATGATTCCAGGTGTCTCACGTTCTGCAGCAACAATTATTGGAGCTATGCTTTTAGGTGTTACCCGTAGCGTAGCGGTAGAATTTTCTTTTTATTTGGCAATTCCAACCTTAGCGGGTGCAAGTGGATTGAAATTGTTAAAACACGGTTTCAGCTTCTCTTCAGAAGAATGGCTTTTACTTTTAATCGGTTCAATTATTTCTTTTATAGTTGCTTACCTTGTTATCGCTTTGTTTTTAAGATATGTAAAATCACATGATTTTAAAGTTTTTGGTATTTATCGTATTGCTCTTGGTGTATTAGTCATAATCTTGTTGTATTTGTTATAAAAAACACCCTTTTTCGTATTCGGAAAGGGTGTTAAAAGTGTCGAACCGAAGTTTTTACTGAATGGAACTATACAATTTTTGGATTGTTGATTTGGGTTCGCCAGACATTTGTTTTTCTGCGAGTTTTACTACGACTTGTTCGAAATTAGGAGGTCTTGCTGATATAATTTCCTGCTCAATTTGTGTGGCTACATTTGGTGGTAATCCTTCCTGAAAGCCCCAAACAGGAGTAATCGAGTTTGGCTTTATATTCTGGAATACGCCGATATTCTTCCCATCTAAAGTTCGATAATATACACCCCAAGAACCCTTCATTAAACATTCAGCCCATTTGTTGGTGGGTGTTCCTAATGAGTCTTTAACGTTAATTTTCGCATAGAAATATTCTTGCTTTTTCGCAAGTTCAATCTCGTTCTGATATAAGTTTGTAAATTCCTGCTGAAGTTCAGGGCTGACCCAATTTGCAGATTCTGCTTTCTGCCGTAAAGATTCTGCACGAGCAAGACGTTCATGAAGAGCATACTTTTCCGGAGTTAGAGGGAGTGATTCTTTTATTTGGATAATCAATTTGTCAAGATTTACTAAAAACGCCTCTTTAATAGCGAGACTTCGGGCATTAGCTTCTTCGAGTTGTCCAACCTGATTTGTGAGCCGTTCTATTTCCGCTAAAAGTCCATTTTGGCGTGCCTTTATAATTTCTGTTTCGTTTAGAAGGTTTTCATACGCTTCTTGTGCGGACACAAATTGTTCGTTCTTTGCGGCAATGTCTGCTTCGACAGCTTGCAATGTGGATTGCTTTTCGTTAAGTTGTGCAGTGAGTGTCTCTAATTCCTGCTGTTTGTTTTTTAATTGAGTTGAAACTGCTTCTAATTCATCTTGAAGGCGTTTTACTTCTTCAGGGCTTAGAGATACTCCGGGAACATTACCCTGAATTCTCCGCAATTGTTGTAATTCTGATTCTGTTTGTTTTAATTGGTCTTGTAACTGGGTAATTTTTGCATTGGCTGGATTTGGGAGAGGAAGATAGTTTGTAAGGTATGGACCTGCGACAATACCAATAATAAGTGCAACAATAGCCAGAATAGGTGCTAATGGAACACGAAGTTTCTTTTTCCCAGGTTTGGTTGGAGCCTCTCCTTCAATAGGTGCCTGGGTTGAAGTCGTAGGTGCAATTGGTGGAGTAACTCCGGGTCCCGTTCCACCTGTGAATTCAGGAATTGGTGTCTCCAATCCTACTCCCATTGGAGCCCCGAAAATGTCGGTTCCTAATCCAGCTCCAGATCCACCGCCGGCAGGTGCTCCCATTCCAAAGCCGGAGTCAACAGGACCGAAATCTGGTGATGGTGATTGTGGTCCACCAAAGATTGGTGTTTCCATGATCTGGGTAGGTGCAGAAGTAATCGTGTCTGAAGGGGTTCCTGATTTTAGGTCGAATGCACCACCTTTACTTCCACCGCCAAAAGCACTGTCAGTGAGAGGTGTCTCAAGTCCTGATTCAAGGCTCATAGGTCCGGGACCTATTTCAGGTGTTTCTGGTGAGAAGTCACTATCTGCAGCAAGGTCCTGAAAACTGGGTTTTTTGGGGGTAGATTTAGATGGCGGTTGTAGCCCGCTACTGTCAGAAGCACTTTGTAAATCAAACTCTGAAATAGGGCTTTTAATGTTACCTCCTGTGGGTTCCGGTACAATAATATCTATATCACTTATAGGAGGTAACCCCCCTTCGAAATCTTCCTCTTTAGATTTTTTTATTGCATCCGAGTCAAATGAAGATAGAGGAGGAAGCTGACTATCTAAATCGCCTACTTCCCCTGTATCAAAATCACTTAACGGAGGTAAATTTCCCAGTCCAGAGTCACCACTTGGAAATTCTTCCTTCTTCTTCTTTTCTTCTTCAGGATTGAAAGGTTTCTCAGGCATTTTTCATCTCCATAGTTATATAGTTATTTACATTATATGTTTCTATTTTATTCTATTTTTAAATTCTATCATTTTTTTCATGCTTTGTCAAGAAAAATGTCAAGAATTATTATATAGAATACTCTTCTTATGTCGCCAAATCCAAACTGGATATAAAATAATATATATTATATTTTATTATTTTATGGTTTTACCACACCAATTGTTAATAAAATGTTTGCGTATAACCTCTGGTCGCCAGTAACAATTTGTAAGCATGTTTCAGAAGAAGAGGCGTAGTCATAAAAATCAAACCGATTTAGTTTAATTAGGTTTATATGAGGTAATAGTTTTCGGAAATCTTTAAAAATTTCAGGTTCTTCTCCGGAATCGGGACACATAACAAAAGCCTCTTCAATTTCCACAGCTGTTAATATTGCTTCAAGTACATCAGTAACTTTTACCATACCGGGAAGAAGATTTAAATAGACTGTTTCCGCACTTACTCCTTCTTTAGTGCTTGCAGGATAATTACCATCCGTAATTAAAATTTTAGAGCCGTGTCCAGCAGAAGCTAACGCATATAGTATTTCAGGATGTAAAAGTCTTTGTTTTAACATAGTATTACCCTTTATTTTATTACATTATTTTATTTAAAGAGGTGTGTTTTCAACAGCGAGATAAGATGGGACATTCATTTCGTTACCTAATAATATGGTTCGAACTGAGGTTGATAATTTTTCATCTATATTTTGAATTTTTGAGGATATAATTTGATACGTTTTAATATCCCCGAGTGCCAAAGATGATTGTGCAATGAACCAAAGGGCTTCTATTCCATAAGGAGCGAATTCTTTCTGTTTGATGAGAAAACTAACGGGGGTTAATGTGTCTATTGCGTCTGAAAATTTTCCAGTATGAAATAGAGTCTTACCTAATGAAAGCCATGTTTCAATTTCATCTTCATTCATAAAGGATATTTGTTTATCTGTGATTCCAGCAAACTTTTTTATTCGTTCGTATATTTTGGTTAATTCTTGATATTCTCTTTTTGCACCAGGATAGTTTTTCAAAATTTCTTCGTAAGTTACAGCAAGATTATATCGGACACGTGTTGTATTTGGATTGTAAGATAAAGTGCTTCTAAAGATAGTTTCATTATCTTTCCATTCCTCATTGCGTAGGTAGGTTAAGTAAAAGAAAGCTACAGTGATGATTAACAATACTACATTAATTATTGGTAATAAATAATAATTATAGTTATTTATTTTAGGTAATTTTTTAGAAGTTACTACATAATAGATAAGTTCAAAAAAGCACCACCAGAAACCAATCATTGGAGTATACATCCAATGTTCTGCTTGTGGTGCGTTTAATGTAAAAAATCCAGAAATAGGAAACCAAGTAATTAGAAACCAAAGAGCAGATATAAGAAGGCGATACGATTTATTTTTTAACGACCAGAAACAAAGGAACATAATGAAGATTAAGAAAATGTATCCGAGTAACATGGTCCAGATAGGTGTATTTTCAAGGGTTTGTTCCATGTGTAAATGAATAGGAAAAAATAAAACGCGTATATAAAAAGCAAAGGATTGTCCCACTTCAATTATTTTTTCTCCCCATGTTTTAGGAATATATGCACTTTTTTCTGCAAAACTGAGAACTGTTAACCGAAGGGAGATATATATAACCGCTACAATAATTGTAAGTAAAAGAGGTAACCATTTCAGGACTTTATTGTGTGATACTACTTCTGATGAAATTTCTTTTTTGGAAAGATACCACAAAATTAATAATAACAAGAAGGGGAAAATATTACTGGATTCTTTGCTTAACAACCCTGCCCAAAAAGATATTGGGCATATTAATAAAAAGAAATACTTTTTTAAGGAGACATCTGTTTCCACATATTTTATTGCTGTAATTAAACCCAGTAACATGAAGGTAGCGGACATCATGTCTGCTCGTCCACTTATATATGTTACTGCTTCTGTCGGTATTGGATGAACACAAAAAATAGCACTTGTCCAAAAGCACGTGAATAAGGGGACGCTTAATTTGCTCAATAAAATAAAAATTAGTATACCAGTAATACCATGCCATAACGTGTTTGTAATATGAAAGATAAGTGGTGATATCTTTGGAATTTGAGAGGGTTCCATTTTGTCTTCTATTTTTGTAGACAATAGATAGTCGACCATAAACGATACGGAAACTAAGGGGCGATAGAAGTTTCCCTGGCCTCTTCCAAAGGCATGCTGGTCTTCTAAAAATAATTGAAAGAAATACTTTGGATTTTGAACATGTTTGTGGATTAGTACTGACGAGACATCATCCCAAACCCAATCGTTATCAAATGTGTTTATATATGTAATAAATGTTATACAGAGTAGTATAAAGCAAAAAAATAATTTTTGAGAACGAAGGTTTTCTTGGGTAGGTTGATTAATGTCAGAAGAAGATTTTATAAGAAAATCATCCATTTATAAAATTTGTTTAATTAGCCTTTAGTTTTCGGTCCTGGGACAATCCATGTATCATTTGCTGGAATGTAAAGAATTTCAACAGACTGTTGGTCTCCGATAACTCGCACTATTTTTAAAACAGCAGGTTTTTTCTCTTTTGTATTCGGGTCTATCAGTTCATAAAATTCTTCACCTTCACGAACCTTAAACGTCTCGGTCTTGTTAGTGGCAGTGTCTGTTACACTTAAGAAAACGTATAAGTCGTTATCTGCTTGAAGGAAGCCATTAACCTCAACTTTAGGGCGAGACAACATAAGTTGTGCTCTTTCTAAAAGTCGTGCATATTTGCCATCCGGTGCAGTTGCTCCCGGTCTAAGGACGTCAAAGATGTTGATGCCTAAAACCACTAATCCCCATCTTCCATTATCTCTTGCCTTTCGGATAGAATCTTCTATTTCCGGGACTATCCGACTTATCGCTATCTTGCCATTCTCAATAGCTGAGTACTTTGCCTTTACCCCACGGAGGTTGTTTGTAATAGTATCCTGTTGTGCTTTAGGGATTCCTGTATTGTTGGAAACAGCGTCGAAAAATTGTTGGATAGAAGAACGCATTTCAGAGTATATTTGTTCTGGACTTGGAGGTGGCGGTTCTTGGGGTGGTGGAGGAGGTGGTTCTGGTTTTTTGCAACCATTCATCATGGGTAAAAATATACATAATAATAAGATAAAAGAAGAAATAATAAAAAAATTTTTTCTGTTCATATAAACAATCCCATCTTAAAATAATTTAGTGTATCTCTAAGTTAATAAATATTAACACATACATAAGCAATTTCACAAGATAAATGGTATATGCAATAAAAGAAATAGTTGCATTATATATAAAAAGACATTAAAATGATTTAATTGTGTATAATAGTATAAAATTTTATTTGATTTTAATAAATTCGAAATCTTCAAAAAGAAAGGAAAAAAATGAGGATTTTAGTTGTTGATGATGATGTAGATTTAGCTGAGCTAATCAAAACGAAGTTGATTAGTGAAGGACATCAGGTCGGGGTTGTGCATACGGGTGAGGGTGCTTTTGAGAAGGCTAAAGAATTCAAGCCAGATATTGTGTTGCTTGATATTATGTTACCAGGGGTTACAGGGTATCAGATATGTAGAAGAATTCGCAAGGACCCAGAGCTATATAAGACTGCAATTATTATATTGACAGCGTTGGGTGAAGAACCTGAAATGTTACATGGTTTAGAGCAAGGAGCAGATGATTATCTTGTGAAACCATTTAAATTGGAGCGATTGATGGATAAGATTTCATCTTTGGGGGTCTTGTTGGCTTCAATTAACGCACGCAACCAGGTTACAAATTTTCCAGGAACGGATGCTATTAAACGTGAAATTAATCATAAACTGGCGAGAGGAGAGCAGATTGCAGTTGTTTATATAAACCTTGTCGGATTTAAGCCTTATTGTGTTTCTCATGGTCCTGATGGTCAGAAGAAGGCATTGATTTTCCTTGCGAACTTACTGGTAGACTTAAAAAAGAGTTTAGGACTGTATGAATGTTTTATGGCACATATGGGTGGAGAACACTTCGTCGTTTTACTTAATGCTTCTGATTATGAAAAGTTCTGTGAAGCACTTGTAACGAATTTTGACCAGAAAAAAAGTCAATTGTATACGCCTCAGGAATATTCGCAGGGATATATTTATGCAGTTGATAGAAATGGTGCAGAGGTTAGGTGTCCACTTATGGCTCTTTCTGTAGGAGTGGTTCATAATTTAAATCGTCCATTTAAAAATGCAAAGAAAATGTTTGAAGTACTTGCTCAAGTTCGTCAGAAAGCACAACCTATCCAAGGAAAAAGTGTTTATTTTGTTGACCGACGCCATATTGACCGATAGAACAAATATAACGCCTGATAAATAAGGAAGAGATATGATAGAAGTCAGGGAAATCAAGGGGGAAGAGGTGCAGAAAGCAGTAGACACATTAGTTCAAGCCTTTTTCGATGACCCGCTTGTGTGTTATATGTTTCCAGAAAGTAATTTTCGCCGGATGTTTATTTCTTGGGTATATGAGCGATGGATTCGGCTCCTTATGAAATTTAATACTGTTTTTGTTGATGAAGAGGTAAGAGGGGTTGCGGTGTGTGTTCCACCAAGATTATTTCCACATATACCTCTTCAGTATCAAATAAAGGCTGGATTATTAGGTGTTATTCCAAGGTTAGGTATCCGCAATTTTTGGAAGCCATTTCGTGTTTATTTAGACAGTCAAAAACGAACAAGGAGTGAAGTGACAAAACCGTCATGGATTTTAGATATATTAGGTGTTCAACCTGAGTATCAGGGAAAAGGTGTCGGTAGTGCATTAGTTCAACATCTTATTAATTGTGCTAAACATGATAACGTGCCTGTATATGTGATAACGCATAAAGAACAGAATATAAAATTTTATGAGAAAAATGGTTTTAATCTTATAAAGAAAGAATTTTCTTTGCCTGGTGGCCCTCCTACATGTTCTCTTATTTGTTATCCCTAAGTTAGTTTTATTCCCTCTCTATTTTTATTATTTAACCCTTTTTATCTGGCTCTCGTTATATTTATAATATAGATTGACTTCTTTGCCGTTTCCTAAGAAGTAGGCCGTGAATATTCAATAAAGGTTGATAAATATGGACATATCAAAAATAGTTAAGATTTTGATAGTATTGATTCTCTTAGTAATTGGAGGTCCGATTTTAATACAGTTTTTACCATCACCATTAACAATGGAACGAATTGCAGATGGCTTAAAAAAATCGGATTTGGGAATTTATGAGATACGGAATGTTGAACCGCCAACATGTGAATCAATAGCACAAATTCAATTTACTGTGAATGGTGCCATAGGAAATGTTTATCAATATGATAATGAAGGGACAATAGCCCGATATGCAGAGATGTATAAAAAGGACCCTGGCACGGCTATTGTAGAGGCATGGGGATTGGCTCAATCATTAGGTGCTGCACCTCCCAGAAATAAACCTGAAAAGGTGGCTCGTCGACGAATGTTTTTACTTGTTGTTCAGGGCGACGACCCTAATTT contains:
- a CDS encoding DUF1559 domain-containing protein is translated as MSKKGFTLIELLVVIAIIGILAAILLPALARAREAARRSSCQNNLKQMGLVFNMYANEAKGELFPYMKLFDCSGNYARDATFDGNLIYPEYLTDVNVCVCPSDSDAENVRRSFHKDGDLSQPVEPCRLARGSYYYLGWAVHPDVVLNPGVPVPTDLSQIDLSDPLTTALTYVKADIVLQAYKIYDSNTPLQERIDAKLKDLGSVPRLRMGIERFLITDINNPAASSKAASEIPIMWDEIAVYGSAATFNHVPGGGNCLYMDGHVEFLRWPSKFPADLLGMILTNLF
- a CDS encoding response regulator; amino-acid sequence: MRILVVDDDVDLAELIKTKLISEGHQVGVVHTGEGAFEKAKEFKPDIVLLDIMLPGVTGYQICRRIRKDPELYKTAIIILTALGEEPEMLHGLEQGADDYLVKPFKLERLMDKISSLGVLLASINARNQVTNFPGTDAIKREINHKLARGEQIAVVYINLVGFKPYCVSHGPDGQKKALIFLANLLVDLKKSLGLYECFMAHMGGEHFVVLLNASDYEKFCEALVTNFDQKKSQLYTPQEYSQGYIYAVDRNGAEVRCPLMALSVGVVHNLNRPFKNAKKMFEVLAQVRQKAQPIQGKSVYFVDRRHIDR
- a CDS encoding alpha-L-rhamnosidase C-terminal domain-containing protein; amino-acid sequence: MLDFLKEKDVRSRFLLSPVRIVWKSDSVQELDLNGLFSQPQKPFSIKYDKDIPPSFVLDFGREIHGGIQLSQGMVKDKTPLPLRITFGESVAEAMGEPDQDHAIHDTTVFLPWYGSNEVGTTGFRFVKIEMLKPGTEWLCTGIKAVVLIQDLEYLGSFNSDDEFLNKIWKTGAYTVHLCLQDYLWDGIKRDRLVWIGDMHVETVVLSYLFGYNATIEKSLDYVRDNTPLPGWMNGISSYSLWWLIIQDYWYFMLERKDYLKQQKEYIKGLVRQLIQCVEQNGKEVLPETRFLDWSTAGNKDAIHSGLQSLLFWALCCAERLLIILDETELANQCKHVGEVMKKYRPPEHQVKQSRALGVIAGLENPVIVNEECFKKNPLEGLSTFYGFYVLQAKAIAGDLSGALDLICNYWGPMLKMGATTFWEHFDVRWLENSVPIDEVVPKGAKSIHRDFGEHCYVGLRHSLCHGWASGPTAWLMQYVLGLQPSAPSWKKVRISPYLGDRLTFAEGSVSTPFGIISVRHEKQKNGEIKSQFKAPKEVEVILVGKK
- a CDS encoding GNAT family N-acetyltransferase is translated as MIEVREIKGEEVQKAVDTLVQAFFDDPLVCYMFPESNFRRMFISWVYERWIRLLMKFNTVFVDEEVRGVAVCVPPRLFPHIPLQYQIKAGLLGVIPRLGIRNFWKPFRVYLDSQKRTRSEVTKPSWILDILGVQPEYQGKGVGSALVQHLINCAKHDNVPVYVITHKEQNIKFYEKNGFNLIKKEFSLPGGPPTCSLICYP
- a CDS encoding undecaprenyl-diphosphate phosphatase, yielding MFQDVMNAGILAIIEGITEFLPISSTGHLIIAEHWFSLQGDKTFQDTFLVVIQFPAILAVLLYFYKTLLPPVRDVEKVKEWVFLWVKICVAFIPAGVLGFFFDDFIDFYLFNPLTVTISLIVGGIVLIWIERLQIGKKDLSSIAEVSIYFCIAVGIFQCIAMIPGVSRSAATIIGAMLLGVTRSVAVEFSFYLAIPTLAGASGLKLLKHGFSFSSEEWLLLLIGSIISFIVAYLVIALFLRYVKSHDFKVFGIYRIALGVLVIILLYLL
- a CDS encoding RbsD/FucU family protein; translated protein: MLKQRLLHPEILYALASAGHGSKILITDGNYPASTKEGVSAETVYLNLLPGMVKVTDVLEAILTAVEIEEAFVMCPDSGEEPEIFKDFRKLLPHINLIKLNRFDFYDYASSSETCLQIVTGDQRLYANILLTIGVVKP